In Coraliomargarita parva, the genomic stretch GTCGACCTGCTCGCCGCCTACAAGGCCGTCGAAGCAACCGGGCAAACCGAATACATCGCGGTCGAGCTCGACAGTTTCGAAGGCGACATGATGGCAGCCATCAAGACGAGCTACGACTACCTCACCCGCAACAAAATCGCACAAGGCAACAAGTAAGGAATTTCCCATGGCAGACAAAATCGGAATCGGCATCATCGGCTGCGGCAATATCTCGCAAGCCTACTTTAACGGCGCGAAACTCTTCGAAGTGCTCGATGTGGTTGCCTGCGCGGACCTCAACATGGACGTCGCCAAGGCCAAGGCGGAAGAGAACGAGTGCCAGGCGCAGACCGTGGACGAGCTTCTGGCGAACCCGGACGTTCAGCTCGTGATCAACCTGACCATTCCCGCCGTGCACGCAGAGGTTAGCCTCGCAGCACTCAACGCGGGGAAGCACGTGCATTGCGAAAAGCCGCTCGCCGTCAGCCTCGAAGACGCCAAGAAAGTGCTCGAAACCGCCGCAGCCAAGGGCCTGCTCGTCGGCTGTGCGCCGGATACCTTCCTCGGTGGCGGTAGCCAGACCTGCCGCAAACTCGTGGACGACGGCTGGCTCGGAGAGGTCAAGAGCGGCACGGCCTCCTTCATGACCCGCGGCCCGGAAAGCTGGCACCCGAACCCCGGCTTCCTCTACGAAGTCGGCGCCGGCCCGATGTTCGACATGGGCCCCTATTACATCACCACACTGATCAACCTGCTCGGTCCGGTGAAGCGGGTCAGCGCGATGAACACGAAGGCTTTCGAACAGCGCCTGGCGACCAGCAAGGAACAGTTCGGCAAACTGCTCCCGGTCGAAGTGCCCACCCACTACAGCGGCGTGCTCGAATTCCACAGCGGAGCGATCATCAACATGACAGTCTCCTTCGACGTCCCGGCACATGGCCACAGCCCGATCGAAATCTACGGAACCGAAGGCTCGCTCAAGGTTCCGGATCCGAATACTTTCGACGGCCCGGTCTCGATGTGGACCGCATCGACCAAGGAGTGGCAGGAGATGCCTTTCAGCCATCCCTACCGCATGAATTCCCGCAGCATCGGCGCGGCCGACCTCGCCTACGCAATCCTTAGCGACGGCAAGCGCGCCCATCGTGCCAGCGGCGAGCTCGCCTACCACGTATTGGAAGTCATGCACGCCTTCCTGAAATCGTCGGACGCCGGTGCCTGCGTGGCCATCGAATCCTGCCCGCAACAGCCCGAAGCCCTTCCATTGAATCTGGTCGAAGGCCGGCTGTAGAATGGTTTGCGGTGCTCTTTAAAGGAGAGGAGAAGCACGAGTCATTAGCGTGAATGGCACTCCTTTCATGAGCTTTACGGTAATACATCGTGCCGTATGCGGAACTCGTAGTGGCTGCTTCAGCTGCCATCATACGTCTAGAAAGCTACCGCAGCCCCGATGGCGACTAAAGTCGCCACTACGCCATGTAAGCCTTTGTTTGGGAGTCAGAAAACGATATCAATAGATAATCAAGTAGCAGTCCATATGTGTCAGGAAATCAATGCCGAGCCTCGACGAACAAGAGGCTCGGCATTGTATTCCCGATCCCAATACACTTTCTCGAATGAAAAAAATCTCCATTACCGAGTCCTACTTGCAAGGCCATGTCAGCTGCGAGTCGACTGAATCCGGCTTACGGCCTTGGCGTTTGCCTGTTGAGGAGTTGCCGCTGTATGCCACGCATGGCGACCTTTTGGACAAAGCAGGCCGTGCCTCCGGAGTCCGCGTGCGCTTCCGAACCACCAGCCCGGAGCTTGCTTTAGGGGTGAAAATACTCTCAGAGGATGAGCCCGCACCCGCCTTTGACCTCGTCTCCGAAGGCGAGTTGCTCACAACGGTTGCGGCGGACCCGAAAGCCAATGAAGTGCGCTTCACCGGACTGGAGTCCTCCCGGACCTACGAAATCTGGCTGCCTGTCTTTACGCAACTCTGCCTCCAGTCCTTTACTGTGACCGAGGGAAGCAGCGTGGAGCCAGTCTCCGATGACCGGCTTCGCTGGCTCAGCTATGGCAGTTCGATCACACACTGCCGGGCGGCAACGAGTCCCGCACTCACCTGGCCGGCCATTGCGGCCCGTAAGCATGACTTGCACCTGACGAATCTGGGCTATGGTGCCAACTGCCACCTTGAGCCGATGCAAGGACGCCTGATCCGTGACCTGCCGGTGGACATCATCACCCTCAAGCTGGGCATTAACGTTTACGGAATGGCGTCCCTAAACAAGCGGACCTTCGCGGCAGCCGCCATTGGACTGGTCAAATTGATCAGGGAAAAGCATCCCATGACGCCCATCGGGCTGATTACGCCGATTTTCTGCCCCTATGGAGAAGTCAACCCCAATGCGGTTGAGATGACTCTCGAGAACTACCGGGAACAGTTGCGGATTGCCTATCGTGCCCTGAAGGAACAGGGCGACGACAAACTCTTTTTATTCGAAGGACGTGAATTGTTCTGGGAAGAAGACGCGGTCCTACTGCCGGATGATCTCCATCCGAATGGTGAAGGCTACCAGCGCATGGGCGAACGGGCAGCCGAGAAGATCCTTCCAGTGCTTTTACAAGCGCGCTAAGAGCACTCCCAAAAACTGGACATAAGGGATATGGTGCGCGGAATACTTCAGCCCTCGACTAGAGCATTCTGCGTTTAGGTAGACGTGCTGGCTGGGTAGAAATTTGTTTTCCAACAAGGCGGTCGCAGTGCGTGCGGGTCGAGACCCGTGCCGCTGCGACCAACGCCGTTGGAAGGCAAATTTCCCCCAGTCCCAAAGGGATGAGGCTTTTTTCAAAAGTTCGCGGCGTTGCAGAGACAGTCATGCAGCTCGCTGCACTCCTGCCTCTGCGCCTTGCGCTGCTTTTGAAAACCGCACTCACCAGCTACGCCTAACTAAACGCAGAAGGCTCTATGCCTTCGTCCAATCCTCAACCTTCAGTCCCTGAACTCGCTTGAACTCGCGAAGGTTGTTGGTGACCACCGCCATACCCAAAGAAAGCGCGTGGGCGGCGATCATCAAATCCATGGATCCGATGGGCGTTCCTTTCTTTTCCAGTTGTGTGCGAATGACTCCGTAGTATCGAGCGGCAGATTCATCATAGGCGATGATCTCCAGCGGCATGAGGAACTTTTCCAGTGCAGACTGGTTTTTCTTCACCACAGCGCTCTTAGCGACTCCGTATTCCAATTCAGAAACTGTCACGGATGACACACCGATGTCGCCAATGGGTATAGACTGCATTTTCTGCCGAACACACTCCGGCTTGTGATTGATGATGAAAATGCAGGTGTTGGTATCGAGCAGATACTTCATGCGCCAAGAGCTGGACGGTCCTGAACCTCGGGTTGATTACGCTCAGTCATGAAATCTAAGGAGAATTCATCGCAGGCCTCGAACAAGATATCCCACGAATTTGCTTCCGGCATCAAAACCACGGCCTGCCCCACTCGCTTGACAAAGACCTGACGGCCGTCAAAGCGATAGGCTTTGGGCAATCGAACGGCCTGACTACGCCCTGTCTGAAAGAGTTTTGCCGTATCCATGCCATAATAGCTACTTCAAGTAGATACCAATGTCGAGAATAATTCACGAATGTCGTCGGACTCTCTAATGGGCACTTCTGGAATAAGCTTTAACTAAGCGGTCTTGAAGGCCAAATGTCTCTTTCAAACCTCTATCATTAGCTTTTTCGTTCCTGAACTGGCCAGCCACCGTTGCCGGAATTGTTCATGCGCAGCAACAAGCCGACTATTCCGTCGCTGCCGCAGGCTTCACCAAGATCACCCGGCCCATATAGAGATCGGGAGCCGGCTGCTCAGGTTTGCCTGCCGGTGCCATGAAGAGGAAGCATTCCGGGTTAATCTTCGCAGTCCCCAGGTGCACCAGCGTGTAGTTCCCGCCGGCGATCTCTCCAGCCGGCACCTTGACATCCAGAATATTCCGCTTCGAGACACCATCGTGAATTCCGATACTCATACCGGTGCCGGTGTAGCCCGCCAACTCGTCGCAGCGCACCTCGGCATACAGATCCCACTCGCCGGACAACGACTCGGGGAAACGGTATTGCACCGCCCATTGATGGAATTTCCCGAAAAGCCGGACTGCCCCGCCGTAAGGCGCATTGTCCTCGTCGACCAGCTCCGTCCAACGGCCGGCAGCAAACATGCGGATATCCCATGGGCCAACGACCTGCACTTCGGAGGCGGAAGGGAGTCCCTCCGGCAACGGTGCCGACTTCCGCCCCAGCGAGCCTTGCCACATTTTCAGGCGCTCGCGGTAAAAGCTGAACTTTTCACTCTCGGAATAGTGGCGAGTGCCGTATTTTGCCGTTTTGGCCAGAAAGTCGTCGATCGCGGCGCTGATGTCCTGCGGGCCGCGATAATCGGCCGCCTTGGTAATCGGATCCTCGGGGCTGCGTTTCAAATATTCCAGCCAGGCATTGTCCAAAGTGATTCTCGCGATCTCCAAACGGGTGCTCAGGGTCGGATCCCCGGCAACGGCTTCCTGGGCCTGATCGAAGAATTTCGTAGCCTCATTCAGCGCTTCCATCGTCAGCCAAGTCGAGGTATCGCCACGGTCACACTTCAGGATCGCGCCGGACTTTTCGAGCTCGTCGCAGAGGAACATCATATAGGCGTCGAGAGACTCGCCGGCCGCCCCATAGTAGCCAGTGAGGAATTCCCGCCGCAAGGCGTCCGGGTCGGCATCTGGATTCCAGAGCATGTGCGAGACGACCCATGCCCGCATCAGAAGGAAATCACCGGTGACCGAGAGGGAATCCCCCTGGCAGAACATGCCGACGACACTGGCGTTACTGAAGTCGTGAATATTCGTGCCCATGACCCGGTAGTTTGGAAAGGGAACGAGCGATTTACTGAAATTAGTCAGGTAGTCCCAGATGAATAAGCGCGGGGTGATCGCCAGCCATTTGTTCAGGTTCCCGCTGAAACTGCGGTTCTGTTCACCTGTCAGCAACGGCTGTGCGAACGAAGCCTCGATGGAGCACAACTGGACAAGCACATTGTCGCGCGGCTTGGTGATGCGCGGCGGCTTTTCCGTATACTGATAGGCCAACGTAACGATTTTGAAGTCAGGATATTCTTTCTCGATATCCGCAGCCACGGCATTGACGAAGCGTAGGATCGCGCCGGATTCCGCCCCTTCCTCCGCGACCACCTGTCGGCACGCCGGGCATTGGCAGGCATTCCGGTTGTCATTCTGACTGACTCCGATGTATCCCGCCTCCGGGTCTTTGCGGATGCGTTCCAGTGCGACTCTGGTAAATTCTTTCCGCATCTCCTCATTGGTCAGGCACAACTGGCTGTCCTCCTTCAAGCGCTTCCCGCCGCGGAGGCTATACCATTCGGGATGTTCGTCGAAATAGAGGTTTCCGGGCAGGAATTGCTCGAAAGTATGGCACAGTCCGATGATCCGGTAATGACCACCCTGCTCCGAGCCGATGGGCTGCATGTGCCCGTTGAGCTTCAAGCGGGCGGAGAACGGGTTGGTGCGGGCATCGGCGTAGTAGATGTCACGATATTTGATCCGCGGCGTGTAGAAAGTATCCAACTGAGGAAGCAACAAGGACGTATTATGGGGAACGTGCTCCACGTTGGAGGACCACCAGCGAACCCCGCAGGCATCCTCCAGAAAAGTATAGGCAGCGTAGAGGACCGCACGTTCCGACGATCCGGTCAGGATGAGATTCGGTCCCTGGGTATGGAGATAAATCGAATCGTCGTCCGGAGCTCCTAATTCAATTTCATTTGCCTTCAGGAGTTTGTCGACGAAGCGACTCGGCCCCACCGCCAGCACCGGCGGCCAGGACGCGCCCTCACCCACTTGGGCAGTCAACTCGGACTCGGTGCGGGCGGGGAAATTCACGCCGGTGATTTTCCGCAGATAGCCGGCCAGCTCACGACCGGCGGTCGCGACTGCGGGCGCAGGATCGTCCGGCAGCAGGATGACATAGTCGGTCTTCTGCCCTTGAACCAAAGCAAGCGGAGCGTCGGATGCCGGCTCCTGAAGCTGAACCGCCTCCGGTTCCTTCTCGGCGGGCTGGACGGGAGCAGACTCTTCCTCTTGAACCGTAGCGGGAAGGAGCTCGTTTTCTTGCTCTTGAATCAGAGTAGACTCGGCGACGGTATTATCGACTGCGGAATGCGTATTTGTGCTGCAGCTGGCAGAGGTCAACACCATCAGTGTGATGGCAGCCAGAAGGCGCCCGGAAAGTCCGTTGGCTGGTCGTTCCCGATGAGACCGTGTCAAACCGACTGCGGTTTCCGGACAAGCTAGGGACAATACCGACGATCGCTTGCCGGAAAAAATACGTTTATAATCCATTTCTCTAATTCGTTACTAATTTTGACTGTGCCGCCCGAGGACGGCACGATAAGATGACAGGCAAGAAAGCCTGCCACCATTAGTCCTTTTTAATAGTGGAGTCCTAAATGCGGCTAACCCGAGAACACCGCCCCTTGAAGTGGCACGATATAGCTATCTCCAACCCAGGACCAGGAAGTTCTCCTCCCATTCTTCCTTTGAAATAGTGGATGCATCGATACGGTCGACATGACCATCCACATACAGGACGTTGTCTCCCCCCGCATGGCGCTGGGGGAAGGCATTTTCCCAATTGTTTTGATTTTGGTCAAAGTAAACCCGGATTGAATCGGCCATCATCACAATCTTGGCAGGATTGGGACAATTGAAGACTTTCCGATCCGCATAGGCATCGCCAATCGCCCCTCCATGCCAGATGGTATATCCACCGATTCGGGCGTTGTAAGCGTAACTGGTGATGCGGAAGCCCGGCGTGCCATTATTGTCGAAAATTTCCTGCCCGCTACCGAATATCTGCGAGGAGGGGCAGAAATAGCTCCCCGGCATGGCGAAGTCATCGCCAAAACCCGATGGAATTTGATCCGGTCCTCCCACATAGGGCAAGAGGGACTCGAACCACATGATGCGTTGGGCACCAAAGTTCGTGACAAATGATTGTCCCGCCTTCACACAGGGCGTCATCCAACCGTCATGATCGGCGGCATACATGCCGTTGGCCGCACCAAACTGGCGTAGGTTCGACACGCAAGTCGCACTGTTCGCGCTGTCTTTGACCCGCCGGAAGACGGGGAACAACAGCGCGACCAGGACTGCGATGATGCCGATGACGCCGAGCAGTTCAAGCAAAGTGAAGCCAGCTGCCTGACGCACGGCGTCTTTCGGTCGGAAACCCATTATTTCTTCCTTCTAAGGAATACTGCGCCCAGAGCAAGAACGCCGCTCAGAATCGCGAAAGTCGCCGGCTCAGGAATGGCAATGGCTACTGTTTGCACCTCAAAATAGGAATTTGTCCCATTGGCAATGAACAGTCCATCACCTGCATTTGACGCAATATCGCCCTCATTAAGGGAAAACCCAACGTAAAGCACACTACTTGAGCCTACGATGGATAGGTCCTGAAAGGACTGAGCTCCTTGAAACCCGGCTGTTGCAACATTAGAATAATTAAAATTTTCCACAACTGTCCAATTCGTGCCATCCGTGCTATAACGGACATCCAAGTCAAGATTCACTTGTTTTACAATATACAGGTCGGATAGCCCCCATTTAAAACCAGTGATGGCCATATCCTCAGGAACTGTAATTTTCCAAGTAGCAAAAGAAGGATCAGCCGTATTACCGGACCGAATACGGTTACTCGCTTCTGTAATGGCATTACTCTGATCCCAGAGGGCGTAGTCCACATCATCCGTAAAGACTAGACCATGTGTTACCGTAAACGTATCGTCCACAGAGTAGACACCACCGTTAAATTCACTGGCCGTAAAATCTTCGCTCGTTCCCGTCGTCAATGCGGCGTTCGCGACGGAAGCTGCCCCCGCCAAACACGCAGCCAAGGCCATGCACTTCACACCTCGTGTGAGCATACCTTCCGCGATCATTTCCTTTGCCCAAGTTGTATCTGTTTCTGTGTTTTTCATGCCGATCTTCTGCCTTTCTTTGTATGTTTAGGGTTTGATTAGGTGAATGGTTACCTAGCTATTTTGATACTGTCCTAAGTTTTTTCGCTTTAGCCCTAATATGGACTTGTTAACAGGCTAATAGATACTATAAACAGTATCTTAGGATCTTTAGTCAACAAAAAATCGGAAAATGAAGAAAAAAAGACCGAATATTATTTTTGTGTTTGGCGACCAATGGCGGCAGCAAGCCTTGGGCTACACAGGAGACCCGAACGTCCTGACTCCACACTTGGACGCCTTTGCCTCCGAAAGCGTCAACTTCAGCCATGCGGTGGCGGGCTGCCCGGTCTGCACCCCCGCGAGGGCCTGTTTCTTAACGGGTCAGCGCCCCCTCACCCACGGCTTATTTGTGAACGACGTCCCACTCCACCCCAAAGGCACCAGTATTGCCGAAGCTTTTGCCAGCGGCGGCTACGACACCGCCTATATCGGCAAATGGCACGTCAATGCCGGAGGGCGCACACGCTACATCCCCAAGGAACGCCGTTTAGGCTTCGACTACTGGAAGGTGCTGGAGTGCACGCACGACTACAACCATTCGGCCTACTACGCCAATGACTCGGAAGAGATGCTCTACTGGGAGGGTTACGACGCCGAAGCCCAGACCGCGGACGCAGAAGCCTATATCCGCGACCATGCGGAGAGCGAAGCGCCCTTCTTTATGATGCTCTCCTGGGGCCCTCCGCACGCTCCCTATGAAACGGCGCCCGAGCGCTACAAGGCGCTCTACACGCCCGATAGCATCAAACTGCGCCCCAACGTCCCGGAACAAGCCGCTCCTGAAGCTCGTGAATGGCTGGCAGGTTATTATGCCCACTGCTCGGCCCTGGATGACTGCATGGCCAGTCTCCTTCGAACCCTGGATGCCTGTGGAATCGCCGAAGACACGATCGTGCTCTTTACCTCCGACCACGGCGACATGCTGGGCTCCCATGGCCGCACGAAGAAGCAACAACCCTGGGACGAATCCATCCGCGTGCCCTTCCTGCTGCGCTATCCGAATCTAGAGGGATGGCAGCCGCGCGAAACCGATGCGCTGATCAATACCCAGGATGTCATGCCCACCCTGCTCGGTCTGTGTGGCCTGCCGGTTCCCGAGTGCGTTGAAGGCGTCGACTTCTCCGGACACATCAGGGGAGGTGACAATCCCGACGGCGACGCGGTCCTGCTCACCTGTCCCCACCCCTTCGGCCAATGGTCCTCCACCCACCACGACGGGAGGGAATATCGCGGTCTCCGCACCCGCCGCTACACCTATGTGCGTGATCTCTCGGGCCCCTGGCTTCTTTACGACAACGAAACCGACCCCTTCCAACTACAGAACCAGATCGCCAACCCTGATTTTGCGGCCATTCGAGCGGAGCTGGAGGCCGCCTTGCAGAGGAAACTTGAGGCCGAGAACGACCAATTCCTGCCGGGAATGGAATACATTGAGCAATGGGGATATATACTGGACAAGGAGAACTTAACCGTGCCCTACGAGGACTGAGTGTCTTGTTACTTTTGTGTGTATATGATTATATTGACATATTGAATATACCGAGATAAGCACTATTTATAACACCATGAGCGTATTAAGCATTCCGAAATATACCCGCGCGAAGCAAAAGATGCTGAGCTACATCGGTAAAGAAGGCCTTGACGTGGGCGACAAGCTCCCCCCCGAAAAGGAACTATCGGAAATGTTTGATGTGAGCATGATCACCCTCCGACGGGCTCTGCTGGAACTGAGCGAGGAAGGAGTCATTGAACGACTCCAGGGCCGGGGAACCTTTGTCCAATCACGCATCTCCAATGGGGAGAAACTGGGAGCAATCGGCTTTCTTGCGGTGGACCAGTGGAGCTATCCGTCGCCCACGCAACTGGAGGTGCTCCGCAAACTGCTCTACAAGCGCGGCTACAAGATGCGCTATTTTGTGGCGAAAAAGACACCGGACAGCGCGATTTTAGAGGAACTGGCCAATCTGCGCGGCGTATTTATCAGCGGCTGGGTGAATGACGAGTGGCTCAAATGCCTCGATAACTATGGCGTGCCGGTCGTGGTCATCGGCGAGTATGCACTGACCCGCGAGACCAATTCGGTCCATTACGACTGGAAGCAAGCCGGTAAGGTCATGGCTGAGCACTTTGCCGGACAAGGCCTGCGCAAACTCGGACTGGTTTGCTCCGAACCGAGCTTTTATCCGGGGCAGCAGATTCACAAGGGTTTCATGGAAACCTGCCAGACCCATGCTCTTGACGTGCGTGATTCCGACGTCGTCTGGCCGATCGTGGGGCAGGAAGAGACGATGATCATGAACTTCCTCTCGGCCAACCAGGAAAAATACGACGCACTGGTGGTGCAGGAAGGCAATTATTCGCACCTGTTGGCATGCCTGTGGGAGTGCGATTACATGCCCAAGCTGAAGATCGGCGTCGTGGGCGAAGAGGAGCGGATCAGTTCCCGCCTCTCACGCATCGTCGGCACCGAGTTCAGCACATCCGTCACGGAAGAAGCGGTAGAACTCTTCTTCTCACTGCTCGATCAGAAAGTTCCTCGCTATCGGGAAATCCGGATTAAGCCCGTCATCCGACAGCATTCCGCGACAATCCAACTTTCTTCCGAGGCGCCCGCCCTCTCCTGAAGCACACTTGCCGGACAGATTGAACCGTCAATTTACGTAAATTAACGTTAATTAACGGTTTACAAAACTCATTTCGCCAAGTTCTACTTGGTTAAGTGGCCTAAGCTGGTGAAAAATGGTAGCGCTGGTGCGTCCTGAATGGCTTAGCTCAAGATTCTTATCGTAGTGGCGACTTCAGTCGCCATCGAGCCGAGGTGGCTTAGGATGCTGAATATGGCAGCTAAAGCAGCCACTACGAGCGACGCTTTGTTGCGACAGGAATCCTTAAAATTGCCCTTAAAGTAATGCGCACCGGGGACCCGTCTTCGCCTGAGGGCTACGCCGAGGCACGCGGGAATGGCACTACTTTAAGCTTCTTATCGTAGTGGCGACTTCAGTCGCCATCGACCCGGCCCGGCTTAGGATGCTGAATATGGCAGCTAAAGCAGCCACTACGAGCGACGCTTTGTTGCAATAGGAACCCTTCAATTTGTCCTTAAAGTAGTGCCATTCGAGGCACGCGGTGCTGCGCTACCTAAAAAATCAATCTAACTAAGATTCGCCGAGAGCAAAGCCGTCTCCAGCCTTCGCGTTCTCCGCGCACTCGAGCGCAGCGGGCGGGTTACTCTCCTAATTGCTTCTTGAGCTTCTTGAGTTCCTCGTCGTCGTGCTTCTTTTCGAGCGCCTCTTCCAGGGCATGCTCTTCGATGTGCGCTTCCTCGATCGTAACGTGATCGGTTTGCTCGACCAAGGCCACATCGTCGGCGCTGACGCCATCCATAACGCGCCCATCATCGAGGATATTGCTGTCCTGACCTTCCAGGTCCTTGAACATTCTCAGCATGTCGCGGATCCCCCCCCAGGTGAACCAGAAAGTCGAAACCACACCGATGGCACCAGAGACCACAATCGTCGTGATGAAATACCAAGTGCCCCACCACTCTTTCGGCCAGGGTGAGATGTTGTTCCAGATCACGATGGCGACAAAACTACCGAAGCCCCAGACAAAGGAATAGATAAAGACTGAACGTGCGATGATCCGGTCGCCCCGCGTATACTGCGAGTTGATACCGATCAGCTTGTTGAGTGCCCCACGCAGAGTCAGCTTTTCGCGCTCCACGACTTTGCCTTCACGGTGATACTTCCCGCGGTGCAACAATCGATCCATGTTGTGCGGCGTCTTGCAGGTCAGCAGGGAAACAACAATATAGCCGGCAATCCCCAGAACCATGGCGAAGAAATACATCTCCTGAGAGTTGATCGGGAACTTGGTCGGCGACATCTCCCAGACGATGTAGGGCTGGAACGGTCCCGAAAGTTTCGTAAGCCAGACCGCCACGGTGCCGACCAGCTCGCGCGACTCCAGCCACGGGTAGATGCCGGTTTCCCATGTCTTCTGGCAAATGATCCCGGCGACCGCGAGCGTGGAGCCCGTAATCAGCGCGGTAAAGGCACCGGCAGAAGTGCCACGTTTCCAATAGAGCCCGCCCACGATACAAGGCCCCGCCCCACCGAGCCAAATCATACCGGTAATCGCGAAGAACATCACGATGAAGTCGATCTGACTGAAGAAGGCGGAGAACAGGAAGGCGAACAGCGCCACCAGCGCGATGATGATCCGCAGGAGGTTGAGGTGCTGTCGAGGCGTTAAGGGCTTACGACGAAGCGGCAGGATGACGTCCTGCACAATGATACCGCCCCAGCTGTGGAGATAGGTCGTATCCGTCGAGATCAGCATGAAAACGCAGAGTGCACAAAAGACACCGGCCACGCCAATGGGGAGAATCGACTTGAGGGCCATCGGCACGCGCATCTGGCCGAAGATGGTGGCAAAGGTCTGACCGGACACCGCCTCACCGGTCGCCTCACCGCTGCCGCGCAGCGCCTTGACACCGACATCCTTGACCAAGTCCAAATTCGCCTGCACGGGCTCGCCGGCAGGCACCTGCGAATCAGAGCTAGATTCAACTGCTTCGACCAACCCCCAACGAACCTTGGAAGCATGAATCTCGGCGGCACGTTCCGCATTCTTTTGATCGGCCAGTGCAATGTATTCGACCATCTCGGGCGACATTTCCCCCGTGGCCAAATAAGCGTCAAAATCTTCCCGCACGCCACCAGGATCGCTCTGCAGGGTCACATCTGCCATCGCCTTGGCGGCCAGCTCATTGCGGCAGGCTGCGGCCTCATCGGCATGCCGATCCCCATTCAGGAAGGCATAGGCGCACACGGCCAGGAGGATATACATCATGGTCGAAAATCCGGAGCGCCACATACCCAGCACGCCCCCCATCTTCTGCTCATGCGCATCACGGGCGGCGGAGTTGTAGCCCTGCGTGCCCGACCAGGCCATCCGGTTGAAGATCTGGGCAAAAATGCCGACCGCGACGTAAAAGAGGTTAAAGTCTCTCAACTTCGCAATATCGAAGGGGTTGAGAAAGCTCGTGCCATCCGGACGGTTCAGCAGCGGCGGCACAATGTCGTTGAACCATGAAAATTGCGTAAGGAGATAGATCACGACGATGGCATACATCGGATAGCTGAGGATGCCTTGCACGCAGTCCGTGGTCATGATCGTAATCTGCCCGCCGATCGTCGCCACAAACACGGCCACCGATAGGAAGATCGCCATGATCAGCATAAAGGTGGGGATTTCCCATCCGCCCAGCGAAACGATCAGCGGCAGGTCGCAGAAATAGACGAGAAAGCGGGCACCGACCGCAGGAAAGATCGCATAATTGATCACACCGGAGAGGGCCTGCAGGAACCCGGCGAAGATGCGGAACGACTTGTTGTAGCGCATCTCGAAGAACTGCCCCATCGTCATGGCCCGCGACTCGCGGTAGCGGTAGGTGCAGTAGCCGGTCAGCAGGAAGATCATACTCAAGGGCGCGGCGATCGCATTCCAGAAGCTGTAGGCCAGCCCGGAGCTATAATACATCTCGAACATGGCCAC encodes the following:
- a CDS encoding Gfo/Idh/MocA family protein, which produces MADKIGIGIIGCGNISQAYFNGAKLFEVLDVVACADLNMDVAKAKAEENECQAQTVDELLANPDVQLVINLTIPAVHAEVSLAALNAGKHVHCEKPLAVSLEDAKKVLETAAAKGLLVGCAPDTFLGGGSQTCRKLVDDGWLGEVKSGTASFMTRGPESWHPNPGFLYEVGAGPMFDMGPYYITTLINLLGPVKRVSAMNTKAFEQRLATSKEQFGKLLPVEVPTHYSGVLEFHSGAIINMTVSFDVPAHGHSPIEIYGTEGSLKVPDPNTFDGPVSMWTASTKEWQEMPFSHPYRMNSRSIGAADLAYAILSDGKRAHRASGELAYHVLEVMHAFLKSSDAGACVAIESCPQQPEALPLNLVEGRL
- a CDS encoding SGNH/GDSL hydrolase family protein, whose product is MKKISITESYLQGHVSCESTESGLRPWRLPVEELPLYATHGDLLDKAGRASGVRVRFRTTSPELALGVKILSEDEPAPAFDLVSEGELLTTVAADPKANEVRFTGLESSRTYEIWLPVFTQLCLQSFTVTEGSSVEPVSDDRLRWLSYGSSITHCRAATSPALTWPAIAARKHDLHLTNLGYGANCHLEPMQGRLIRDLPVDIITLKLGINVYGMASLNKRTFAAAAIGLVKLIREKHPMTPIGLITPIFCPYGEVNPNAVEMTLENYREQLRIAYRALKEQGDDKLFLFEGRELFWEEDAVLLPDDLHPNGEGYQRMGERAAEKILPVLLQAR
- the vapC gene encoding type II toxin-antitoxin system tRNA(fMet)-specific endonuclease VapC, with translation MKYLLDTNTCIFIINHKPECVRQKMQSIPIGDIGVSSVTVSELEYGVAKSAVVKKNQSALEKFLMPLEIIAYDESAARYYGVIRTQLEKKGTPIGSMDLMIAAHALSLGMAVVTNNLREFKRVQGLKVEDWTKA
- the vapB gene encoding type II toxin-antitoxin system antitoxin VapB, which translates into the protein MDTAKLFQTGRSQAVRLPKAYRFDGRQVFVKRVGQAVVLMPEANSWDILFEACDEFSLDFMTERNQPEVQDRPALGA
- a CDS encoding DUF4838 domain-containing protein, with the translated sequence MDYKRIFSGKRSSVLSLACPETAVGLTRSHRERPANGLSGRLLAAITLMVLTSASCSTNTHSAVDNTVAESTLIQEQENELLPATVQEEESAPVQPAEKEPEAVQLQEPASDAPLALVQGQKTDYVILLPDDPAPAVATAGRELAGYLRKITGVNFPARTESELTAQVGEGASWPPVLAVGPSRFVDKLLKANEIELGAPDDDSIYLHTQGPNLILTGSSERAVLYAAYTFLEDACGVRWWSSNVEHVPHNTSLLLPQLDTFYTPRIKYRDIYYADARTNPFSARLKLNGHMQPIGSEQGGHYRIIGLCHTFEQFLPGNLYFDEHPEWYSLRGGKRLKEDSQLCLTNEEMRKEFTRVALERIRKDPEAGYIGVSQNDNRNACQCPACRQVVAEEGAESGAILRFVNAVAADIEKEYPDFKIVTLAYQYTEKPPRITKPRDNVLVQLCSIEASFAQPLLTGEQNRSFSGNLNKWLAITPRLFIWDYLTNFSKSLVPFPNYRVMGTNIHDFSNASVVGMFCQGDSLSVTGDFLLMRAWVVSHMLWNPDADPDALRREFLTGYYGAAGESLDAYMMFLCDELEKSGAILKCDRGDTSTWLTMEALNEATKFFDQAQEAVAGDPTLSTRLEIARITLDNAWLEYLKRSPEDPITKAADYRGPQDISAAIDDFLAKTAKYGTRHYSESEKFSFYRERLKMWQGSLGRKSAPLPEGLPSASEVQVVGPWDIRMFAAGRWTELVDEDNAPYGGAVRLFGKFHQWAVQYRFPESLSGEWDLYAEVRCDELAGYTGTGMSIGIHDGVSKRNILDVKVPAGEIAGGNYTLVHLGTAKINPECFLFMAPAGKPEQPAPDLYMGRVILVKPAAATE
- a CDS encoding type II secretion system protein, with amino-acid sequence MGFRPKDAVRQAAGFTLLELLGVIGIIAVLVALLFPVFRRVKDSANSATCVSNLRQFGAANGMYAADHDGWMTPCVKAGQSFVTNFGAQRIMWFESLLPYVGGPDQIPSGFGDDFAMPGSYFCPSSQIFGSGQEIFDNNGTPGFRITSYAYNARIGGYTIWHGGAIGDAYADRKVFNCPNPAKIVMMADSIRVYFDQNQNNWENAFPQRHAGGDNVLYVDGHVDRIDASTISKEEWEENFLVLGWR